The following proteins come from a genomic window of Erpetoichthys calabaricus chromosome 18, fErpCal1.3, whole genome shotgun sequence:
- the lsm3 gene encoding snRNA-associated Sm-like protein LSm3: protein MADEIDQQQAANTVEEPLDLIRLSLDERIYVKMRNDRELRGRLHAYDQHLNMILSDVEETVTTIEIDEETYEEIYKSTKRNIPMLFVRGDGVVLVAPPLRVG from the exons ATGGCGGATGAAATTGACCAG caaCAGGCAGCTAATACTGTAGAAGAACCGTTGGATCTCATCCGACTGAGCCTTGATGAACGTATTTATGTAAAAATGCGAAATGACAGAGAACTAAGAGGAAGGCTTCAT GCTTATGATCAGCACTTAAACATGATATTGAGTGATGTTGAAGAAACTGTAACCACAATAGAGATTGATGAAGAAACGTACGAGGAAATTTATAAG tCTACGAAAAGGAACATCCCGATGCTGTTTGTTAGAGGTGACGGAGTTGTCCTTGTAGCTCCGCCACTGAGAGTTGGTTAG